In one window of Gemmatimonadota bacterium DNA:
- a CDS encoding cupin domain-containing protein: MEEPRIVRGREAEVHPLHGEGSIKRLIYPQTVGSQKLFVGIAEVGPGEAPHVFHRHGVERIGNLELTYAEDFEEFYFVVEGNALMQWREADGAGHEVPVSAGDAIYMPVGAAEHRIFNNGTGTLKVLYGGTPPAAIRRLADDA, encoded by the coding sequence ATGGAAGAGCCGAGAATCGTTCGGGGCCGGGAGGCGGAGGTCCATCCCCTCCACGGCGAAGGCAGTATCAAGCGGTTGATCTATCCGCAGACCGTCGGATCGCAGAAACTGTTCGTCGGTATCGCCGAGGTCGGGCCCGGCGAGGCGCCGCATGTGTTCCACCGGCACGGCGTCGAGCGGATCGGGAACCTTGAGCTGACCTACGCCGAAGATTTCGAGGAATTCTATTTCGTCGTCGAGGGGAATGCGCTGATGCAGTGGCGGGAGGCCGACGGCGCCGGGCACGAAGTCCCGGTCTCGGCCGGGGACGCGATCTACATGCCGGTCGGTGCCGCCGAACACCGGATATTCAACAACGGCACCGGCACGCTCAAGGTGCTGTACGGCGGCACGCCCCCGGCCGCGATCCGCCGGCTTGCCGACGACGCCTGA
- a CDS encoding aldehyde dehydrogenase family protein has protein sequence MTPTWPDRLFIDNEWCVPASGKWMPVVDPASEEEIGRVPRADADDVDRAARSAARAFEDGWGRTAPEERGALLNRIADLIDARKDEIALAETRDMGKPLRESYGNVARSSRTFRFYAGAVDKLAGEAPPVGPDGFNFTLHEPLGVTAHITPWNYPFANACRSVPPALAAGCTAVVKPASQTSVTTLMLGEICREAGLPAGVVNVVTGSGGEAGAALARHPLVRGIAFTGSIDTGRRIMGYAAEGIRPVVLELGGKNPQIVFADCDTEKAIAQTMRGAFTNAGQVCTSVSRVLVERSLHDAYVEALAEKTAALTVAPGLDNPDLGPLVSAGHLEQTAGFVGAGEREGARLLTGGRRPEGLDRGYFIRPALFDRVDPASTLAREEIFGPVLAVIPFDTEAEAVAIANGLEFGLTSGVFTRDIDRAMRVARDLKAGMVWVNEWFQSPVQVPHGGVKMSGIGREQGMVALANYTQVKDIAIRIGA, from the coding sequence ATGACCCCGACATGGCCCGACAGGCTGTTCATCGACAACGAATGGTGTGTGCCGGCATCCGGCAAATGGATGCCTGTCGTCGATCCGGCCAGCGAGGAAGAGATCGGCAGGGTCCCGCGCGCGGACGCCGACGATGTCGACCGGGCCGCGCGGTCGGCCGCGCGGGCCTTCGAAGACGGCTGGGGCCGGACGGCGCCGGAGGAACGCGGCGCGCTGCTCAACCGGATCGCCGATCTGATCGACGCCCGGAAGGATGAGATCGCCCTTGCCGAGACCCGCGACATGGGCAAGCCGCTGCGCGAATCCTACGGCAACGTCGCGCGCTCGTCGCGCACCTTCCGCTTCTACGCCGGCGCGGTCGACAAGCTGGCGGGCGAAGCGCCGCCGGTCGGCCCCGACGGCTTCAACTTCACCCTGCACGAACCGCTCGGCGTCACCGCGCACATCACGCCCTGGAACTATCCCTTCGCCAACGCCTGCCGCTCGGTGCCGCCCGCGCTCGCCGCCGGCTGTACCGCCGTGGTGAAGCCGGCCTCGCAGACCAGCGTAACGACGCTGATGCTCGGCGAGATCTGCCGCGAGGCGGGCCTGCCGGCGGGCGTCGTGAACGTCGTGACCGGCAGCGGCGGCGAAGCCGGCGCGGCGCTGGCGCGGCATCCGCTCGTCCGAGGCATCGCCTTTACCGGCTCGATCGACACCGGACGCCGGATCATGGGCTACGCGGCCGAGGGCATCAGGCCGGTCGTGCTCGAACTGGGCGGCAAGAACCCCCAGATCGTGTTCGCCGACTGCGATACGGAGAAGGCCATCGCCCAGACGATGCGCGGCGCGTTCACCAATGCCGGCCAGGTCTGCACGTCCGTGTCCCGCGTCCTGGTCGAGCGGTCCCTGCACGATGCCTATGTCGAGGCGCTGGCCGAGAAGACCGCGGCACTCACGGTCGCGCCCGGTCTGGACAATCCCGATCTCGGACCGCTGGTCAGCGCCGGCCATCTGGAACAGACCGCCGGCTTCGTCGGCGCCGGAGAGCGGGAGGGCGCGCGGCTGCTGACCGGCGGCCGGCGGCCCGAGGGGCTGGACCGCGGCTATTTCATCCGGCCCGCCCTGTTCGACCGGGTCGACCCGGCGTCCACGCTGGCGCGCGAGGAGATATTCGGCCCGGTGCTCGCCGTCATTCCGTTCGACACGGAGGCCGAGGCCGTGGCCATCGCCAACGGCCTCGAATTCGGGCTGACGTCCGGCGTGTTCACCCGCGACATCGACCGGGCGATGCGCGTGGCGCGCGACCTGAAGGCCGGCATGGTCTGGGTCAACGAATGGTTCCAGAGCCCGGTCCAGGTGCCCCATGGCGGCGTCAAGATGAGCGGCATCGGCCGGGAGCAGGGCATGGTCGCCCTGGCCAACTACACCCAGGTCAAGGACATCGCCATCCGGATCGGCGCCTGA
- a CDS encoding thioesterase family protein, giving the protein MTVAAEEGWYETGRGVVVPWKCDHFGHMNVRFYAEAFDDASFHIWSAIGVPILEMEEKLGLIGVVASLKIDFLQEMRVGQLWVVESAIVRVGTKSFTYRERMRDTHSGVVHATADLVEVLFDKVERKAAPIPGYVRDLLEAKLIAGDPR; this is encoded by the coding sequence GTGACGGTTGCAGCGGAAGAGGGCTGGTACGAGACCGGCCGCGGGGTGGTGGTGCCCTGGAAGTGCGATCATTTCGGCCACATGAACGTGCGCTTCTACGCCGAGGCATTCGACGATGCGAGTTTCCACATATGGTCGGCGATCGGCGTCCCGATCCTCGAGATGGAGGAGAAGCTGGGCCTGATCGGCGTCGTGGCGTCGCTCAAGATCGATTTCCTGCAGGAGATGCGGGTCGGCCAGCTCTGGGTCGTCGAAAGCGCCATCGTCCGCGTCGGCACGAAAAGCTTTACCTACCGCGAGCGGATGCGCGACACCCACAGCGGCGTCGTCCATGCCACCGCCGACCTGGTCGAGGTGCTCTTCGACAAGGTCGAGCGCAAGGCCGCGCCGATCCCCGGTTACGTCCGCGACCTGCTGGAGGCGAAGCTGATCGCGGGCGACCCCCGATGA
- a CDS encoding sigma-70 family RNA polymerase sigma factor: MAENHRSGPGRDDAPDDRQEVFRRLFDAWHGRIYQTCFRLMGHPQEAEDITQDVFVRAMQAYDRFRGDADPGTWLYRIAVNQCLNVRRRKRRLQWLALDFWNEGVDETTSTVNRSGGVEDVLQQTDRERIVGKAIDALPERQRTALILSHFERMSYKAIAETMDCTPSAVESLLHRAKTNLARRLRPHLGDL, translated from the coding sequence GTGGCCGAAAACCATCGATCCGGACCGGGACGGGATGATGCGCCGGATGACCGTCAGGAGGTCTTTCGCAGGCTTTTCGACGCGTGGCACGGACGCATCTACCAGACCTGCTTCCGGCTCATGGGACACCCGCAGGAGGCGGAGGACATCACCCAGGACGTCTTCGTACGGGCCATGCAGGCTTACGACCGGTTCCGGGGCGACGCCGACCCGGGCACGTGGCTTTACCGTATCGCGGTGAACCAGTGCCTCAACGTCCGGCGCCGAAAACGCCGGCTGCAGTGGCTGGCCCTGGACTTCTGGAACGAGGGCGTCGACGAGACGACATCGACCGTGAACCGGAGCGGCGGTGTCGAGGACGTACTTCAGCAGACGGACCGGGAGCGCATCGTCGGGAAAGCCATCGACGCGCTACCCGAACGGCAGCGAACGGCCCTGATCCTCTCCCATTTCGAGCGCATGTCCTACAAGGCCATCGCCGAAACCATGGACTGCACGCCCTCCGCGGTGGAGTCCCTGCTGCACCGGGCCAAGACCAATCTCGCCAGGCGTCTGCGGCCGCACCTGGGGGATTTGTGA
- a CDS encoding phytanoyl-CoA dioxygenase family protein — translation MSPISDEQMAFFEDQGYLMVRGLLDQEEVLDPVIEEYGTVLDRLADELYLSGKIESRYEDLPFGERITKVWGESGSVHAQYFDFTLPQGNIKEDTPFWCGPAVFDVLTNPGLLDAVECFIGPEIYSNPVQHVRIKLPEHLTPINPNTGRIQLGISPWHQDNGVVTKEADDTDMLTVWFSLKEATVDQGCLAVIPESHRDGLLHHCPDIWGLEIPEKVKDRSTAVPQPTKPGDVLFLHKHTCHSSLPNKSNEIRWSYDLRYNPIGQASGRGAFPGFVARSKANPERILTDPVAWDQMWVDARDALAGLPNPSFNRWSKDHELCA, via the coding sequence ATGTCACCCATTTCCGACGAACAGATGGCCTTCTTCGAAGACCAGGGTTACTTGATGGTGCGGGGCCTGCTGGACCAGGAAGAAGTGCTCGATCCCGTGATCGAGGAATACGGGACCGTGCTCGATCGGCTCGCAGACGAACTGTACCTGTCAGGAAAAATCGAATCCAGGTACGAAGACCTGCCTTTCGGCGAACGCATCACGAAAGTCTGGGGGGAAAGCGGCTCAGTCCACGCGCAGTATTTTGATTTTACCCTGCCCCAGGGCAATATCAAGGAAGATACACCCTTTTGGTGCGGTCCGGCGGTGTTCGACGTCCTGACCAACCCGGGGCTGCTCGATGCCGTGGAGTGCTTCATTGGTCCGGAGATCTACTCCAACCCGGTCCAGCACGTGCGCATCAAGCTTCCCGAGCACCTGACGCCGATCAACCCCAACACGGGGCGCATTCAACTCGGCATCTCGCCGTGGCACCAGGACAACGGCGTCGTCACGAAAGAGGCCGACGACACCGACATGCTGACGGTATGGTTCTCGTTGAAAGAGGCGACCGTCGACCAGGGATGCCTGGCCGTCATCCCCGAAAGCCACCGCGACGGGCTGCTTCACCACTGCCCCGATATCTGGGGCCTCGAAATCCCTGAGAAGGTGAAGGACCGGTCCACCGCCGTTCCCCAGCCGACAAAGCCCGGCGACGTCCTGTTCCTGCACAAGCATACCTGCCACTCGTCGCTGCCCAACAAGAGCAACGAGATCCGGTGGAGCTACGACCTGCGCTACAACCCCATCGGCCAGGCATCGGGACGGGGCGCCTTTCCCGGATTCGTGGCCCGCAGCAAGGCCAACCCGGAGCGAATCCTGACTGATCCCGTGGCGTGGGACCAGATGTGGGTGGATGCCAGGGACGCCCTCGCCGGCCTGCCCAACCCGTCCTTCAACCGGTGGAGCAAGGACCACGAGCTCTGCGCGTAG
- a CDS encoding sugar phosphate isomerase/epimerase, whose amino-acid sequence MRLCLDSFVPPLDRITKGTASWVRELGFSVVGVDLEPVLPVDVNTCRAVREVLDGEGVSIGQVWSVETPLVRPDRGESATHLQDLRNRVPLAAALGCRVLLTEAGGMHPANARYPHPQNHGEEALARLVAALKEVAPFAGDHGVTIAPEMSLMTILSTVARAEALVTEVGHTGIGVNFDPANILDPLNMYDSGAFVDDAFDRLGSRIVNVHAKDTAARDVPLIVHLEERSAGQGVLDYERLLRRAASLPEWTCIVVEHLTDYGQVDEVRRFLVETAEKAGARFE is encoded by the coding sequence ATGAGACTTTGCCTGGATAGTTTCGTCCCGCCCCTCGACCGGATCACGAAGGGGACCGCAAGCTGGGTCAGGGAGCTGGGTTTCTCCGTCGTGGGCGTGGACCTGGAACCGGTCTTGCCGGTCGATGTGAATACCTGCCGTGCGGTCCGCGAGGTTCTCGATGGGGAAGGCGTCTCCATCGGCCAGGTCTGGAGCGTGGAGACGCCCCTCGTCCGACCGGACCGGGGTGAATCCGCGACTCATCTCCAGGACCTGCGCAACCGCGTACCCCTGGCCGCGGCCCTCGGTTGCCGGGTGCTCCTCACGGAAGCCGGCGGCATGCACCCGGCGAACGCCCGGTATCCCCACCCGCAGAACCACGGCGAAGAAGCGCTGGCGCGGCTCGTAGCGGCGTTGAAGGAGGTCGCGCCCTTCGCCGGGGACCACGGCGTAACCATCGCGCCGGAGATGTCGCTGATGACGATCCTGTCGACTGTGGCCCGCGCGGAAGCACTCGTCACGGAAGTCGGCCACACCGGCATCGGGGTCAACTTCGATCCCGCAAACATCCTCGATCCACTCAACATGTACGATTCCGGCGCGTTCGTGGACGACGCCTTCGACCGCCTGGGAAGCCGCATCGTGAACGTCCATGCCAAGGACACGGCGGCCCGGGACGTGCCCCTCATCGTACACCTCGAGGAACGGTCCGCCGGCCAGGGCGTGCTGGACTACGAGCGCCTGTTGCGCCGCGCGGCATCTCTGCCGGAGTGGACGTGCATCGTCGTGGAGCACCTTACCGACTACGGGCAGGTGGATGAGGTGAGGCGGTTCCTGGTGGAAACGGCCGAGAAGGCGGGCGCGCGGTTCGAGTAA
- a CDS encoding class I SAM-dependent methyltransferase, producing the protein MSSKNFFDRVAPDWDEMREGFYSDDVRVSALAAAEVETGKVAADIGAGTGFISQGLIEEGLRVIAVDQSEVILNEMRTKFARYPAIDYRIGNAEDIPIPGETVDYAFANMCLHHVESPPDAIREMARILKPDGKLVITDADEHEFEFLREEHHDRWLGFKRTDIRTWFEAAGLRDVRVGDAGTSCEVQSTCCDDFARIGIFLASGQKPAA; encoded by the coding sequence TTGAGCAGCAAGAACTTCTTCGATCGTGTCGCCCCGGACTGGGACGAAATGCGCGAAGGATTTTACTCCGACGACGTCCGGGTGAGCGCCCTGGCGGCGGCCGAGGTCGAAACGGGCAAAGTCGCCGCCGACATCGGCGCCGGCACGGGCTTTATCTCGCAGGGCCTGATCGAGGAAGGGCTGCGGGTGATCGCCGTCGACCAGTCCGAAGTCATCCTGAATGAAATGAGGACGAAATTCGCCCGGTACCCGGCGATCGACTACCGCATCGGCAACGCCGAAGACATTCCCATTCCCGGTGAAACGGTCGACTACGCCTTCGCCAACATGTGTCTCCATCACGTTGAATCGCCACCGGACGCCATCCGGGAGATGGCAAGAATCCTGAAACCGGACGGTAAACTGGTGATCACGGATGCGGACGAGCACGAATTCGAGTTTCTGCGCGAAGAGCACCACGACCGCTGGCTGGGATTCAAGCGAACCGATATAAGGACCTGGTTCGAGGCGGCGGGACTGCGGGACGTCCGCGTGGGCGACGCCGGCACCTCCTGTGAAGTGCAGTCGACCTGCTGCGACGATTTCGCCCGCATCGGGATCTTCCTGGCCTCGGGGCAGAAACCCGCGGCGTAA
- the nagB gene encoding glucosamine-6-phosphate deaminase, protein MHPDTEHISVAICPDHKALSRTVAREIVAYAQARAKAGKTAVLGLCTGSTPIDVYGELIALHRGGISFENIVTFNLDEYYPMSRQSAQSYHRYMHEYLFDHVDIPADQVHIPLGDLAPEEIEDHCAWYEERIRSVGGIGIQLLGIGRTGHIGFNEPGSLPNTRTRLIRLDESTRKDAASDFFGEDNVPIEAVTMGVGTILDAERIILMATGEHKAPIIRQAVEGEVSPLVAASYLQNHPNATVFIDPPASSELTRVKRPWLNNHAVDWTDQLSQRAVLWLCEQVEKPVLHLQRRDYNACDLYSLVDTVPSVDELNRKTFDAVRAKIYGREDFFSNKRCICFSPHPDDDVISMGGTLYRLSGAGNDITIAYMTSGNIAVFDEDVKRLIDFIGLTFRDLGCAHAKFDGIVDKVRSFIETKQAGQVDIPEVQVIKTNIRRSEAIAAASTLDIPPEKTRFLDLPFYKTGQVKKHPIGEEDVGIVLDLLNDIRPEVVFVAGDLSDPHGTHRMCKEVIDRALAVYDRTDPDVWLYRGAWQEWEVDEADVFIPLSYEDLQRKIQAIFRHESQKDTAMFPGAYDDREFWERVQDRNTHTARRLDKLGFPQYYAMEAFVLERGGR, encoded by the coding sequence ATGCATCCCGACACCGAACACATATCTGTCGCCATCTGTCCCGACCACAAGGCGCTCTCCCGGACCGTCGCCAGGGAGATCGTCGCTTACGCGCAGGCGCGCGCCAAGGCGGGGAAGACGGCCGTGCTGGGTCTCTGCACGGGTTCCACGCCCATCGACGTATACGGGGAACTGATCGCGCTGCACCGCGGCGGCATCAGTTTCGAGAACATCGTCACCTTCAACCTCGACGAGTACTACCCCATGTCGCGGCAGTCGGCCCAGAGCTATCACCGCTACATGCACGAGTATCTCTTCGACCACGTCGACATACCCGCGGACCAGGTCCACATCCCCCTGGGCGACCTGGCCCCGGAGGAGATCGAGGATCACTGCGCGTGGTACGAGGAACGGATCCGGTCCGTGGGCGGCATCGGCATCCAGCTCCTGGGCATCGGGCGCACCGGCCACATCGGATTCAACGAACCGGGCTCCCTTCCGAACACCCGCACCCGGCTGATCCGGCTGGACGAGAGCACGCGCAAGGACGCCGCTTCCGATTTCTTCGGCGAGGACAACGTGCCCATCGAGGCGGTGACCATGGGCGTGGGGACCATCCTCGACGCGGAACGCATCATCCTCATGGCCACGGGCGAGCACAAGGCGCCCATCATCCGCCAGGCGGTGGAGGGCGAGGTCAGCCCCCTCGTGGCGGCCAGCTACCTCCAGAACCACCCGAACGCGACGGTCTTCATCGATCCGCCCGCGTCCAGCGAGCTGACCCGGGTCAAGCGTCCCTGGCTGAACAACCATGCGGTGGATTGGACCGACCAGCTCTCGCAACGGGCCGTGCTCTGGCTGTGCGAGCAGGTGGAAAAGCCGGTTTTGCACCTGCAGCGAAGGGACTACAACGCCTGCGACCTCTACTCCCTGGTCGATACCGTCCCTTCGGTCGACGAGCTCAACCGAAAGACCTTCGACGCGGTCCGCGCCAAGATCTACGGCCGGGAGGACTTCTTCTCCAACAAGCGGTGCATCTGCTTCTCGCCCCACCCGGACGACGACGTCATCTCCATGGGCGGCACGCTGTACCGTTTGTCCGGCGCCGGGAACGACATCACCATCGCCTACATGACCAGCGGCAACATCGCCGTCTTCGACGAGGACGTGAAACGGCTTATCGATTTCATCGGCCTGACCTTCCGGGACCTGGGTTGCGCCCACGCGAAGTTCGACGGCATCGTGGACAAGGTGCGGTCCTTCATCGAGACGAAGCAGGCCGGCCAGGTGGACATCCCCGAAGTCCAGGTCATAAAGACCAACATCCGCCGGTCCGAAGCCATCGCGGCGGCTTCGACGCTCGACATCCCGCCGGAAAAGACCCGGTTCCTGGACCTGCCCTTCTACAAGACCGGCCAGGTGAAGAAGCACCCCATCGGCGAAGAGGACGTGGGGATCGTCCTCGATCTGCTCAACGACATCCGTCCCGAAGTCGTCTTCGTCGCCGGAGACCTGTCCGATCCCCACGGCACCCACCGCATGTGCAAGGAGGTCATCGATCGAGCCCTCGCCGTCTACGACCGGACGGACCCGGACGTGTGGCTCTACCGGGGCGCATGGCAGGAGTGGGAAGTGGACGAGGCGGATGTGTTCATCCCCCTGTCTTATGAAGACCTCCAGCGCAAGATCCAGGCCATCTTCCGGCACGAATCCCAGAAGGACACCGCCATGTTCCCCGGCGCGTACGACGACCGGGAATTCTGGGAGCGGGTGCAGGACCGCAACACCCACACGGCCCGGCGTCTCGACAAGCTGGGCTTCCCCCAGTACTACGCCATGGAAGCCTTCGTACTCGAGCGCGGTGGGCGTTGA